One window from the genome of Nicotiana sylvestris chromosome 9, ASM39365v2, whole genome shotgun sequence encodes:
- the LOC104210165 gene encoding uncharacterized protein encodes MELAHRIWMYNRTYPNRSGLREEFIEGVAKFMAKTKTLHEFLSEGVIRCPCMKCKCGKLLQPDVVKVHLYKKGFMKNYYVWTIHGEDVASVGNVDFQKKFDSEGSPSAENNVENSRFSEMVRDAFVMHPGAQSEPNDDARRFYEQLEEASRPLYKGSMHFKLSVAVRLLSIKSDSSISQAGMDSIIGLMNELNPNKIDMPKDFYTTKKLVSKLGLSLERIDCCEKGCMLFYKDDAALENCKFCNQPRYKKAINSKKKKVPVKAMHYLPLIPSLKRLYASMSSAPHMRWHHENKRPPGILCHLSDGEAWKHFDRLFPNFSSEPRNIRLDLCADGFTPFSVSAAPYSCWPMFVTPYNLPPELCMTSPYLFLTCIVAGPRNLKSLIDVYMQPLINELKLLWHEGVETYDISTKQNFRLHAALMWIINDFSTYGMLSGWSTAGKLACPTCMEEAKAFTLKHGGKNTWVDYHRRFLPMDHEFRSRIPE; translated from the coding sequence ATGGAGCTTGCACATCGTATATGGATGTATAATCGAACTTATCCTAATCGTAGTGGGTTGAGGGAGGAATTTATAGAAGGGGTTGCCAAATTCATGGCTAAAACAAAAACACTTCATGAATTTCTCAGTGAAGGGGTGATTAGGTGTCCTTGTATGAAATGCAAATGCGGAAAATTATTACAACCAGATGTTGTTAAAGTTCATCTTTATAAAAAAGGGTTTATGAAAAATTATTACGTGTGGACTATTCATGGAGAGGATGTTGCTAGTGTTGGTAACGttgattttcaaaaaaaatttgaTAGTGAGGGTAGTCCATCAGCAGAGAATAATGTTGAAAATTCTCGATTCAGTGAAATGGTTAGGGATGCTTTTGTGATGCACCCGGGGGCTCAGTCTGAACCAAATGATGATGCTAGGCGTTTCtatgaacagttagaggaagcAAGTCGTCCATTGTATAAAGGCTCAATGCATTTTAAGTTGTCTGTCGCAGTTAGATTATTAAGTATTAAATCAGATTCAAGTATTTCTCAAGCGGGCATGGACTCTATTATTGGCCTTATGAATGAACTTAATCCGAATAAAATTGACATGCCCAAAGATTTCTACACAACAAAGAAAttggtttctaagttaggactttcaTTAGAGAGGATTGATTGTTGTGAGAAAGGTTGCATGTTATTCTATAAGGATGATGCAGCCTTAGAAAATTGCAAATTTTGCAACCAACCTCGTTATAAGAAAGCCATAAATTCAAAAAAGAAGAAGGTTCCAGTTAAGGCGATGCATTACTTACCCCTTATACCTAGTTTAAAGAGGTTGTATGCATCAATGAGctctgctcctcatatgagatggcacCATGAAAATAAAAGGCCACCTGGTATTTTGTGTCATCTGTCAGATGGAGAAGCATGGAAGCATTTTGATAGGTTGTTTCCGAATTTTTCTAGTGAACCTAGAAATATTAGGTTGGATTTATGTGCAGACGGATTCACCCCTTTTTCTGTCTCTGCTGCACCATATTCATGTTGGCCAATGTTTGTTACGCCGTATAATCTTCCTCCTGAGCTGTGTATGACAAGTCCATATTTGTTCCTAACTTGCATTGTTGCAGGTCCGCGCAATCTGAAAAGTTTGATTGATGTATACATGCAACCTTTAATTAATGAGTTAAAGTTATTGTGGCATGAAGGTGTGGAAACATATGATATATCAACTAAACAAAACTTCAGATTGCATGCTGCTTTGATGTGGATTATAAATGATTTTTCTACTTATGGAATGTTGTCCGGGTGGTCGACTGCAGGAAAGTTAGCTTGCCCAACTTGTATGGAAGAAGCAAAAGCATTCACGTTGAAACATGGAGGAAAGAATACATGGGTTGACTACCATCGTCGATTCTTGCCTATGGATCATGAGTTTAGAAGTCGCATACCAGAATGA